One genomic region from Quercus robur chromosome 4, dhQueRobu3.1, whole genome shotgun sequence encodes:
- the LOC126723278 gene encoding cytochrome P450 71D8-like isoform X2 — protein sequence MNRLIQKEQTAVDRSKAKGQSHKLPPGPWKLPLIGNLHQLFFSLPHRSLRDLAKKYGPIMQLQLGEVLAIIISSPKVVEEVLKTHDTALANRPSVLAIEAMSYGNSGIVFAPYGDYWRQMRKICVSKLLSAKRVQSFRRIREEEVNNLVESISLSEGVPINLSEKIFSSTYCIASRAAIGKKCKYEKEFISLIQETFTLSGGFDLPDLFPSLKFLGFLTGMKSALEKIQQNLDKILDDIVNEHKMKRIATSTNKHEPGPGDEDGDDDLVDVLLKLQEMGELEFSITSNHIKAVTQDIFTGASETSASTIEWAMSELLRNPRVMEKAQAEVRQVLQGRRNLDETYIHKLDYLKLVVKETLRLHPPGALVPRESREKCEINGYEIPSNTKVIINIWAIGRDPEYWIDADCFWPERFHGSSIDLKGTNFEFIPFGGGRRICPGMSFALAIVELVLSQLLFHFNWKLPNDTKLEELDISESLGLTCRRRNDLYVIATPWASLFN from the exons ATGAACAGATTAATACAGAAGGAACAGACGGCAGTTGAT AGATCTAAAGCCAAAGGCCAAAGCCATAAGTTGCCACCAGGGCCATGGAAACTGCCTCTTATTGGGAATTTGCACCAGctatttttctctctaccacatCGATCTTTGAGAGACTTAGCCAAGAAATATGGACCTATTATGCAACTGCAGCTGGGAGAGGTCTTAGCTATAATCATTTCATCACCAAAAGTAGTCGAAGAAGTGCTGAAGACGCATGATACTGCTTTGGCAAATCGGCCAAGTGTTCTTGCCATTGAAGCTATGTCCTATGGTAATTCAGGTATTGTCTTTGCTCCCTATGGTGATTATTGGAGACAAATGCGAAAGATTTGTGTCTCAAAGCTCCTGAGTGCCAAGCGTGTCCAGTCATTTAGAAGAATTAGAGAAGAAGAGGTGAATAATCTTGTTGAATCCATTTCCTTGTCAGAGGGAGTTCCAATCAATCTCAGTGAGAAGATCTTCTCCTCAACATATTGCATAGCTTCCAGGGCAGCCATTGGGAAGAAGtgcaaatatgaaaaagaattCATATCATTAATCCAGGAAACGTTTACTCTAAGTGGAGGTTTTGACTTACCTGATTTGTTCCCTTCACTAAAGTTCCTTGGCTTCCTTACTGGTATGAAGTCTGCGTTGGAGAAAATACAACAAAACTTGGATAAGATTCTTGATGATATAGTGAATGAGCATAAGATGAAAAGAATTGCCACGTCAACCAATAAACATGAACCAGGTCCAGGTGATGAAGACGGTGACGATGATCTAGTTGATGTGCTTCTCAAACTTCAGGAGATGGGTGAGCTTGAATTTAGTATCACAAGCAATCACATCAAAGCTGTTACTCAG GACATCTTCACTGGAGCGAGTGAGACTTCAGCATCCACAATAGAATGGGCAATGTCAGAATTATTGAGAAACCCTAGAGTGATGGAGAAGGCACAAGCCGAAGTGCGACAAGTTCTACAAGGGAGAAGGAATCTTGATGAGACATACATTCATAAACTAGATTACTTGAAATTAGTTGTGAAAGAAACACTACGACTACATCCTCCTGGTGCCTTGGTTCCAAGAGAATCAAGAGAAAAATGTGAAATTAATGGGTACGAGATACCAAGCAACACAAAAGTAATCATAAATATATGGGCTATAGGAAGAGATCCTGAATATTGGATTGATGCTGATTGTTTTTGGCCAGAGAGATTCCATGGTTCCTCTATTGATTTGAAAGGGACAAACTTTGAATTCATTCCATTTGGAGGTGGTAGGAGAATATGTCCAGGCATGTCATTTGCTCTTGCAATTGTTGAACTTGTTCTTTCTCAGTTACTATTTCACTTCAATTGGAAACTCCCCAATGACACCAAACTTGAAGAGCTTGACATCTCTGAGTCTTTGGGATTAACCTGTAGGAGAAGGAATGATTTGTATGTAATTGCCACTCCTTGGGCTTCTCTTTTTAATTGA
- the LOC126723278 gene encoding cytochrome P450 71D8-like isoform X1, which translates to MLQVPPFPLFTWLFFLFILVIYWKRSKAKGQSHKLPPGPWKLPLIGNLHQLFFSLPHRSLRDLAKKYGPIMQLQLGEVLAIIISSPKVVEEVLKTHDTALANRPSVLAIEAMSYGNSGIVFAPYGDYWRQMRKICVSKLLSAKRVQSFRRIREEEVNNLVESISLSEGVPINLSEKIFSSTYCIASRAAIGKKCKYEKEFISLIQETFTLSGGFDLPDLFPSLKFLGFLTGMKSALEKIQQNLDKILDDIVNEHKMKRIATSTNKHEPGPGDEDGDDDLVDVLLKLQEMGELEFSITSNHIKAVTQDIFTGASETSASTIEWAMSELLRNPRVMEKAQAEVRQVLQGRRNLDETYIHKLDYLKLVVKETLRLHPPGALVPRESREKCEINGYEIPSNTKVIINIWAIGRDPEYWIDADCFWPERFHGSSIDLKGTNFEFIPFGGGRRICPGMSFALAIVELVLSQLLFHFNWKLPNDTKLEELDISESLGLTCRRRNDLYVIATPWASLFN; encoded by the exons ATGCTTCAAGTTCCCCCCTTTCCTCTTTTTACTTGGCTCTTCTTCTTGTTTATTCTGGTTATTTACTGGAAGAGATCTAAAGCCAAAGGCCAAAGCCATAAGTTGCCACCAGGGCCATGGAAACTGCCTCTTATTGGGAATTTGCACCAGctatttttctctctaccacatCGATCTTTGAGAGACTTAGCCAAGAAATATGGACCTATTATGCAACTGCAGCTGGGAGAGGTCTTAGCTATAATCATTTCATCACCAAAAGTAGTCGAAGAAGTGCTGAAGACGCATGATACTGCTTTGGCAAATCGGCCAAGTGTTCTTGCCATTGAAGCTATGTCCTATGGTAATTCAGGTATTGTCTTTGCTCCCTATGGTGATTATTGGAGACAAATGCGAAAGATTTGTGTCTCAAAGCTCCTGAGTGCCAAGCGTGTCCAGTCATTTAGAAGAATTAGAGAAGAAGAGGTGAATAATCTTGTTGAATCCATTTCCTTGTCAGAGGGAGTTCCAATCAATCTCAGTGAGAAGATCTTCTCCTCAACATATTGCATAGCTTCCAGGGCAGCCATTGGGAAGAAGtgcaaatatgaaaaagaattCATATCATTAATCCAGGAAACGTTTACTCTAAGTGGAGGTTTTGACTTACCTGATTTGTTCCCTTCACTAAAGTTCCTTGGCTTCCTTACTGGTATGAAGTCTGCGTTGGAGAAAATACAACAAAACTTGGATAAGATTCTTGATGATATAGTGAATGAGCATAAGATGAAAAGAATTGCCACGTCAACCAATAAACATGAACCAGGTCCAGGTGATGAAGACGGTGACGATGATCTAGTTGATGTGCTTCTCAAACTTCAGGAGATGGGTGAGCTTGAATTTAGTATCACAAGCAATCACATCAAAGCTGTTACTCAG GACATCTTCACTGGAGCGAGTGAGACTTCAGCATCCACAATAGAATGGGCAATGTCAGAATTATTGAGAAACCCTAGAGTGATGGAGAAGGCACAAGCCGAAGTGCGACAAGTTCTACAAGGGAGAAGGAATCTTGATGAGACATACATTCATAAACTAGATTACTTGAAATTAGTTGTGAAAGAAACACTACGACTACATCCTCCTGGTGCCTTGGTTCCAAGAGAATCAAGAGAAAAATGTGAAATTAATGGGTACGAGATACCAAGCAACACAAAAGTAATCATAAATATATGGGCTATAGGAAGAGATCCTGAATATTGGATTGATGCTGATTGTTTTTGGCCAGAGAGATTCCATGGTTCCTCTATTGATTTGAAAGGGACAAACTTTGAATTCATTCCATTTGGAGGTGGTAGGAGAATATGTCCAGGCATGTCATTTGCTCTTGCAATTGTTGAACTTGTTCTTTCTCAGTTACTATTTCACTTCAATTGGAAACTCCCCAATGACACCAAACTTGAAGAGCTTGACATCTCTGAGTCTTTGGGATTAACCTGTAGGAGAAGGAATGATTTGTATGTAATTGCCACTCCTTGGGCTTCTCTTTTTAATTGA
- the LOC126723278 gene encoding premnaspirodiene oxygenase-like isoform X3 gives MLQVPPFPLFTWLFFLFILVIYWKRSKAKGQSHKLPPGPWKLPLIGNLHQLFFSLPHRSLRDLAKKYGPIMQLQLGEVLAIIISSPKVVEEVLKTHDTALANRPSVLAIEAMSYGNSEGVPINLSEKIFSSTYCIASRAAIGKKCKYEKEFISLIQETFTLSGGFDLPDLFPSLKFLGFLTGMKSALEKIQQNLDKILDDIVNEHKMKRIATSTNKHEPGPGDEDGDDDLVDVLLKLQEMGELEFSITSNHIKAVTQDIFTGASETSASTIEWAMSELLRNPRVMEKAQAEVRQVLQGRRNLDETYIHKLDYLKLVVKETLRLHPPGALVPRESREKCEINGYEIPSNTKVIINIWAIGRDPEYWIDADCFWPERFHGSSIDLKGTNFEFIPFGGGRRICPGMSFALAIVELVLSQLLFHFNWKLPNDTKLEELDISESLGLTCRRRNDLYVIATPWASLFN, from the exons ATGCTTCAAGTTCCCCCCTTTCCTCTTTTTACTTGGCTCTTCTTCTTGTTTATTCTGGTTATTTACTGGAAGAGATCTAAAGCCAAAGGCCAAAGCCATAAGTTGCCACCAGGGCCATGGAAACTGCCTCTTATTGGGAATTTGCACCAGctatttttctctctaccacatCGATCTTTGAGAGACTTAGCCAAGAAATATGGACCTATTATGCAACTGCAGCTGGGAGAGGTCTTAGCTATAATCATTTCATCACCAAAAGTAGTCGAAGAAGTGCTGAAGACGCATGATACTGCTTTGGCAAATCGGCCAAGTGTTCTTGCCATTGAAGCTATGTCCTATGGTAATTCAG AGGGAGTTCCAATCAATCTCAGTGAGAAGATCTTCTCCTCAACATATTGCATAGCTTCCAGGGCAGCCATTGGGAAGAAGtgcaaatatgaaaaagaattCATATCATTAATCCAGGAAACGTTTACTCTAAGTGGAGGTTTTGACTTACCTGATTTGTTCCCTTCACTAAAGTTCCTTGGCTTCCTTACTGGTATGAAGTCTGCGTTGGAGAAAATACAACAAAACTTGGATAAGATTCTTGATGATATAGTGAATGAGCATAAGATGAAAAGAATTGCCACGTCAACCAATAAACATGAACCAGGTCCAGGTGATGAAGACGGTGACGATGATCTAGTTGATGTGCTTCTCAAACTTCAGGAGATGGGTGAGCTTGAATTTAGTATCACAAGCAATCACATCAAAGCTGTTACTCAG GACATCTTCACTGGAGCGAGTGAGACTTCAGCATCCACAATAGAATGGGCAATGTCAGAATTATTGAGAAACCCTAGAGTGATGGAGAAGGCACAAGCCGAAGTGCGACAAGTTCTACAAGGGAGAAGGAATCTTGATGAGACATACATTCATAAACTAGATTACTTGAAATTAGTTGTGAAAGAAACACTACGACTACATCCTCCTGGTGCCTTGGTTCCAAGAGAATCAAGAGAAAAATGTGAAATTAATGGGTACGAGATACCAAGCAACACAAAAGTAATCATAAATATATGGGCTATAGGAAGAGATCCTGAATATTGGATTGATGCTGATTGTTTTTGGCCAGAGAGATTCCATGGTTCCTCTATTGATTTGAAAGGGACAAACTTTGAATTCATTCCATTTGGAGGTGGTAGGAGAATATGTCCAGGCATGTCATTTGCTCTTGCAATTGTTGAACTTGTTCTTTCTCAGTTACTATTTCACTTCAATTGGAAACTCCCCAATGACACCAAACTTGAAGAGCTTGACATCTCTGAGTCTTTGGGATTAACCTGTAGGAGAAGGAATGATTTGTATGTAATTGCCACTCCTTGGGCTTCTCTTTTTAATTGA
- the LOC126723278 gene encoding desmethyl-deoxy-podophyllotoxin synthase-like isoform X4 → MQLQLGEVLAIIISSPKVVEEVLKTHDTALANRPSVLAIEAMSYGNSGIVFAPYGDYWRQMRKICVSKLLSAKRVQSFRRIREEEVNNLVESISLSEGVPINLSEKIFSSTYCIASRAAIGKKCKYEKEFISLIQETFTLSGGFDLPDLFPSLKFLGFLTGMKSALEKIQQNLDKILDDIVNEHKMKRIATSTNKHEPGPGDEDGDDDLVDVLLKLQEMGELEFSITSNHIKAVTQDIFTGASETSASTIEWAMSELLRNPRVMEKAQAEVRQVLQGRRNLDETYIHKLDYLKLVVKETLRLHPPGALVPRESREKCEINGYEIPSNTKVIINIWAIGRDPEYWIDADCFWPERFHGSSIDLKGTNFEFIPFGGGRRICPGMSFALAIVELVLSQLLFHFNWKLPNDTKLEELDISESLGLTCRRRNDLYVIATPWASLFN, encoded by the exons ATGCAACTGCAGCTGGGAGAGGTCTTAGCTATAATCATTTCATCACCAAAAGTAGTCGAAGAAGTGCTGAAGACGCATGATACTGCTTTGGCAAATCGGCCAAGTGTTCTTGCCATTGAAGCTATGTCCTATGGTAATTCAGGTATTGTCTTTGCTCCCTATGGTGATTATTGGAGACAAATGCGAAAGATTTGTGTCTCAAAGCTCCTGAGTGCCAAGCGTGTCCAGTCATTTAGAAGAATTAGAGAAGAAGAGGTGAATAATCTTGTTGAATCCATTTCCTTGTCAGAGGGAGTTCCAATCAATCTCAGTGAGAAGATCTTCTCCTCAACATATTGCATAGCTTCCAGGGCAGCCATTGGGAAGAAGtgcaaatatgaaaaagaattCATATCATTAATCCAGGAAACGTTTACTCTAAGTGGAGGTTTTGACTTACCTGATTTGTTCCCTTCACTAAAGTTCCTTGGCTTCCTTACTGGTATGAAGTCTGCGTTGGAGAAAATACAACAAAACTTGGATAAGATTCTTGATGATATAGTGAATGAGCATAAGATGAAAAGAATTGCCACGTCAACCAATAAACATGAACCAGGTCCAGGTGATGAAGACGGTGACGATGATCTAGTTGATGTGCTTCTCAAACTTCAGGAGATGGGTGAGCTTGAATTTAGTATCACAAGCAATCACATCAAAGCTGTTACTCAG GACATCTTCACTGGAGCGAGTGAGACTTCAGCATCCACAATAGAATGGGCAATGTCAGAATTATTGAGAAACCCTAGAGTGATGGAGAAGGCACAAGCCGAAGTGCGACAAGTTCTACAAGGGAGAAGGAATCTTGATGAGACATACATTCATAAACTAGATTACTTGAAATTAGTTGTGAAAGAAACACTACGACTACATCCTCCTGGTGCCTTGGTTCCAAGAGAATCAAGAGAAAAATGTGAAATTAATGGGTACGAGATACCAAGCAACACAAAAGTAATCATAAATATATGGGCTATAGGAAGAGATCCTGAATATTGGATTGATGCTGATTGTTTTTGGCCAGAGAGATTCCATGGTTCCTCTATTGATTTGAAAGGGACAAACTTTGAATTCATTCCATTTGGAGGTGGTAGGAGAATATGTCCAGGCATGTCATTTGCTCTTGCAATTGTTGAACTTGTTCTTTCTCAGTTACTATTTCACTTCAATTGGAAACTCCCCAATGACACCAAACTTGAAGAGCTTGACATCTCTGAGTCTTTGGGATTAACCTGTAGGAGAAGGAATGATTTGTATGTAATTGCCACTCCTTGGGCTTCTCTTTTTAATTGA